Below is a genomic region from Falco naumanni isolate bFalNau1 chromosome 2, bFalNau1.pat, whole genome shotgun sequence.
AGCTAGAGGTCTTGCAATGTTCAGATATTCTGGTTATTGTCAGTCTGAATTGTAAGCTATTTTTGTTTAATCCTTTCTCAGACACCCAAACTGTGAATCAAGTCTTTGCTTGAGTTAGTAACATCCAGGCATACATATGTGCCATATGGAATTGGAACATTCACACTGGTGTatatttcctggaaaaaataatgagatcGGTCAAAACGATACAGCAAGGAAATTATAATGCTGAGTTTTCCTGCTGTCCTATGACAATTCTTTTTCAGTCCAACATCACTCCTTGATTTCCTGAGAAACAGAATCTTACTTAAGCTGCTGTACAGGGAGCACTAAGAGTGTTTACTGTGGACCCCGGATTTTTAAATTTGCTCCACTGCAGTGTACTACAGTCTTCATTTCTCAGGTAGCTTTCCATTGGAAGATTTTGCAAGTGCCATCATTTGTGTTTCTCCTATGTCACGTGAGCTTTCTTCATGATGTGACCTGACAGCACTTGAAATTGATACACTCACTTGTCgtctcagtattttcattacGGTTCTCTTGTATCCTTTGCAAGCAAAGAAATAGATGAATGGATCTAGGCAGCAGTTAAAATTCATCAGAAACACGGTATAATGGAGTGACTtctggaaaattttcttttctgtgcacaAGGGTTCATTCTGAAGCTTCTTAATCATGTGCTGTATGATTGCAACATGATAAGGGGTAAAGCAGATGATGAATACTATAATTACAAATATGATTGTATTGATGGCTTTTTTGTTTATCCCTGATTTTTCAGTCAGTGGATTTTCCTTGGCCGTTTGAAAAAGTTTGCAACTAATTTGAGAGTAACAAAATAGTATAATCCCCAGGGGAACAAGGTACCCTACTAAACAGGCAGCAAGAAGTATAAATGGTAGATGTGCAATTTTTTCGAAGTTTGGATATTCCATACACGTagtcctttctttttcttcctgtgacaTGGGTTGTATAAGTAATGGGAAAGTTTGACTAAATACAAGAAACCAGATAAAGACACAAATGCCCTTGGCATACTTAATCCTTCTGATCTTGTATCGGAAGGGGTGGACAACAGCAAAAAACCTGTCAATGCTCAAACATGTCATGAAGTTTACACCCGCATAGGTGTTGATATAGAACATGAGAGCAGTTATTCGACATAATGCTTCTCCAAATGGCCAGTGAAATCCCAGGGCATAGTAGGCTATCCT
It encodes:
- the GPR183 gene encoding G-protein coupled receptor 183 isoform X1; protein product: MPLTAQRIQEATDMPMDLPATTAVTEMDTFTASQTNSSTCDLYEHKDTARILLPVFYSSILILGVLGNAIALTVIFKNRKKINSTTLYSTNLVFSDLLFCIALPTRIAYYALGFHWPFGEALCRITALMFYINTYAGVNFMTCLSIDRFFAVVHPFRYKIRRIKYAKGICVFIWFLVFSQTFPLLIQPMSQEEKERTTCMEYPNFEKIAHLPFILLAACLVGYLVPLGIILFCYSQISCKLFQTAKENPLTEKSGINKKAINTIIFVIIVFIICFTPYHVAIIQHMIKKLQNEPLCTEKKIFQKSLHYTVFLMNFNCCLDPFIYFFACKGYKRTVMKILRRQVSVSISSAVRSHHEESSRDIGETQMMALAKSSNGKLPEK
- the GPR183 gene encoding G-protein coupled receptor 183 isoform X2; amino-acid sequence: MPMDLPATTAVTEMDTFTASQTNSSTCDLYEHKDTARILLPVFYSSILILGVLGNAIALTVIFKNRKKINSTTLYSTNLVFSDLLFCIALPTRIAYYALGFHWPFGEALCRITALMFYINTYAGVNFMTCLSIDRFFAVVHPFRYKIRRIKYAKGICVFIWFLVFSQTFPLLIQPMSQEEKERTTCMEYPNFEKIAHLPFILLAACLVGYLVPLGIILFCYSQISCKLFQTAKENPLTEKSGINKKAINTIIFVIIVFIICFTPYHVAIIQHMIKKLQNEPLCTEKKIFQKSLHYTVFLMNFNCCLDPFIYFFACKGYKRTVMKILRRQVSVSISSAVRSHHEESSRDIGETQMMALAKSSNGKLPEK